The following are encoded in a window of Herpetosiphonaceae bacterium genomic DNA:
- a CDS encoding MSMEG_4193 family putative phosphomutase — protein MTQLLLIRHAVNDVMKAKKLAGWMPDVHINEEGRQQAEAIAERLRDLPIRAIYSSPLDRTRETAEPLARALNLEVQLRDGLGEVRYGEWTGKSLEELSKLDAWKVVQIYPSGMRFPGGEAIREMQARIVSELEAISADHPRDIVAIFSHADVIKAALAHYLGVHLDLFQRIVINPTAVSVVRLSPYGPQVLRVNDDGPLKLEPEKEAVKEQVGGVTVEKEEQPPQ, from the coding sequence ATGACTCAACTTCTTCTAATCCGCCATGCCGTCAACGACGTGATGAAAGCCAAGAAGCTGGCGGGTTGGATGCCCGACGTACATATCAACGAAGAAGGCCGTCAGCAGGCCGAGGCCATCGCCGAGCGGCTGCGCGATCTGCCAATCCGCGCGATCTACAGCTCGCCGCTGGATCGAACGCGCGAAACCGCCGAGCCGCTGGCGCGGGCGCTCAACCTTGAGGTTCAGCTCCGCGATGGATTGGGCGAGGTCCGGTACGGCGAGTGGACCGGCAAGTCGCTGGAAGAGCTCTCCAAGCTCGACGCCTGGAAAGTCGTACAGATCTATCCGAGCGGCATGCGCTTTCCGGGCGGCGAGGCGATCCGCGAAATGCAGGCGCGCATCGTGTCCGAGCTGGAGGCGATCAGCGCCGATCATCCACGCGATATTGTCGCGATCTTCTCGCACGCCGACGTGATCAAGGCCGCGCTTGCTCACTACCTGGGTGTTCATTTAGACTTATTCCAGCGCATCGTGATCAATCCCACGGCGGTAAGCGTCGTGCGGCTCTCGCCGTACGGGCCGCAGGTACTTCGCGTCAACGACGACGGCCCGCTGAAGCTGGAGCCGGAAAAAGAAGCGGTCAAAGAGCAAGTCGGGGGCGTCACCGTCGAAAAAGAAGAGCAACCACCACAATAA
- a CDS encoding DUF5667 domain-containing protein: MMQNWRLTERLDTILDRSIDRLDEDTPEDIVHDYPQSANQLAPMLHVADALRELGRVKMRRAAKEVGRARLRQAVLARQQRRSGWFGVPGGLRMAAWAVLFLVVCIGSLSSITVVSAQALPNEPLYGWKRTSERIWLSIQSNPERKIAVSLALADRRVEEIRQLHRRSGSVSRDVIVQLRADYIRTLELIAALPNDQAKPLLEQAHALSAQHEQELMALAEQATGSQQQMILSAVQASQWVQSATPDGPVVPPTPIPAEPSMGAPPTTIEPGSPDAAPKLPRPSPKNPPTSAPIEPPAAVAPGEPAAPKPTQAPAPPAQPGTDSPPAAPKPTQAPAPPAQPGTDSPPAAPQPTDVPEPPKTQPTDAPVPTQPGPPDNPPGQGNPQPPGPPSTPPGQGYPPPGSPNEPPGNPQPGPPDDPPGKGKDK, translated from the coding sequence ATGATGCAGAATTGGCGACTCACAGAGCGGCTTGATACGATCTTAGATCGATCGATCGACCGGCTGGACGAGGACACTCCAGAAGACATCGTACACGACTACCCACAGTCGGCCAATCAGCTTGCTCCGATGCTCCACGTGGCGGATGCCCTGCGCGAGCTGGGGCGTGTCAAGATGCGACGCGCCGCGAAAGAGGTCGGTCGAGCACGGCTGCGGCAAGCAGTTCTGGCCCGGCAGCAGCGGCGGAGCGGCTGGTTCGGTGTGCCAGGCGGGCTGCGCATGGCGGCCTGGGCAGTGCTGTTCCTGGTTGTTTGCATTGGTTCGTTATCGAGTATAACCGTTGTATCAGCACAAGCCCTACCGAACGAGCCGCTGTATGGCTGGAAGCGCACCAGCGAGCGAATCTGGCTGAGCATCCAGTCGAATCCTGAGCGCAAGATCGCGGTTTCGCTCGCCCTGGCGGATCGGCGCGTGGAAGAAATACGTCAGCTCCATCGACGATCGGGGTCGGTGAGCCGGGATGTGATTGTTCAGCTTCGGGCCGACTATATACGAACGCTCGAACTGATCGCCGCACTCCCAAACGACCAGGCGAAGCCGCTGCTTGAGCAGGCCCACGCGCTTAGCGCGCAGCACGAGCAGGAGCTGATGGCGCTGGCCGAGCAGGCGACCGGCTCGCAGCAGCAGATGATCTTATCTGCGGTGCAGGCCAGCCAATGGGTACAGAGCGCGACACCTGATGGTCCCGTCGTGCCGCCCACACCGATTCCCGCCGAGCCGAGTATGGGAGCGCCGCCGACGACGATCGAGCCGGGATCGCCGGATGCGGCACCGAAGCTGCCACGGCCCAGCCCGAAGAACCCGCCGACGAGCGCGCCGATCGAGCCACCGGCGGCTGTCGCTCCGGGGGAACCGGCGGCACCCAAGCCGACGCAAGCGCCCGCGCCGCCCGCGCAGCCGGGGACCGATAGCCCACCGGCGGCACCCAAGCCGACGCAAGCGCCCGCGCCGCCCGCGCAGCCGGGAACCGATAGCCCGCCGGCAGCGCCACAGCCGACCGATGTGCCAGAGCCGCCCAAGACACAGCCGACCGACGCGCCGGTGCCGACGCAGCCCGGCCCACCGGATAACCCACCTGGGCAGGGCAATCCGCAGCCTCCGGGTCCGCCCAGCACGCCACCCGGCCAGGGCTATCCCCCGCCGGGATCGCCAAACGAACCGCCGGGCAACCCTCAGCCGGGGCCGCCCGACGACCCGCCGGGGAAGGGCAAAGACAAGTAG
- a CDS encoding GNAT family N-acetyltransferase has translation MSIRPARPAEYDQIIELVRQTFEPGDEAWVITAATVREDPRFHPEHLRVFERDGQIVGMIGLIDRLVHIGTAQVRCAIVAPLATAQAHQNTGVGSALMRDALDWARTHGFHLSMLWGHTWLYPRYGYAPGIKSYTVHIPASLQPFGDKAYTLRSYTPADVPALMQVYNAETAATTLAEVRSDQPWEWRPYKSNTTIEVAIDPAGVIRGYARITAEAERLHVGEIAAMDGGAAQALFDRLLYLARERGVTEIRATATPDNRWSRLAFRRGAHVCVGSGGGAGMVRVLDLPALLQAILPELQRRVARSEFAARRSDVRLESPVGRATLHADHGRVELVEGTPPNVVTLPFHALGPLIAGYQPIGDLLGLSGVFVYGSEAQRLIEVLFPEDYPHWSFAAYFS, from the coding sequence ATGAGCATTCGTCCGGCGCGTCCCGCAGAGTACGATCAGATCATCGAGCTGGTGAGGCAGACCTTCGAGCCCGGCGATGAAGCCTGGGTCATCACCGCCGCGACGGTGCGGGAAGATCCTCGCTTTCATCCCGAACATCTGCGTGTTTTCGAGCGCGACGGGCAGATCGTCGGCATGATCGGCCTGATCGATCGGCTGGTACATATCGGGACGGCTCAGGTGCGCTGCGCGATCGTCGCGCCGCTGGCTACCGCGCAGGCTCATCAGAACACCGGAGTCGGCTCGGCGCTGATGCGCGATGCGCTCGATTGGGCACGGACCCACGGCTTTCACCTGTCGATGCTGTGGGGGCACACCTGGCTCTATCCGCGCTACGGCTACGCGCCAGGGATCAAAAGCTACACCGTTCACATTCCGGCCAGCCTCCAGCCGTTTGGCGATAAAGCCTACACGCTGCGATCCTACACGCCCGCCGATGTGCCTGCGCTGATGCAGGTCTACAACGCCGAAACCGCAGCGACAACGCTGGCCGAGGTTCGCTCCGATCAGCCGTGGGAGTGGCGGCCTTACAAGTCCAACACGACGATCGAGGTGGCGATCGATCCGGCTGGTGTGATCCGGGGCTATGCGCGGATTACGGCAGAGGCGGAGCGCCTGCATGTCGGCGAGATCGCGGCGATGGACGGCGGCGCGGCGCAGGCGCTCTTCGACCGGCTGCTCTACCTGGCGCGTGAGCGCGGTGTCACCGAGATCCGAGCTACGGCAACACCCGATAATCGTTGGAGCCGGTTAGCCTTCAGGCGCGGCGCGCATGTGTGCGTCGGATCAGGTGGGGGCGCTGGCATGGTGCGCGTGCTGGACCTGCCTGCGCTGCTCCAGGCGATCCTGCCTGAGCTACAGCGGCGCGTGGCACGCTCCGAGTTCGCCGCGCGTCGCAGCGACGTGCGGCTGGAGTCGCCGGTTGGGCGGGCAACGCTGCATGCCGATCATGGGCGGGTGGAGCTGGTGGAGGGCACTCCGCCGAACGTGGTCACGCTGCCGTTCCACGCGCTCGGCCCGCTGATTGCAGGCTACCAACCGATCGGGGATCTGCTTGGTCTGTCGGGCGTGTTCGTCTATGGCAGCGAGGCGCAGCGGCTGATCGAGGTGCTGTTTCCCGAAGACTATCCGCACTGGTCGTTTGCGGCGTACTTTAGCTAG
- a CDS encoding ABC transporter ATP-binding protein, with translation MNAALVDAPYEAPRSTYVDAHALALVIDDVVKYFGDEKPRLPWARQPAKEPVKAVDHISLGVRQGEIFGLLGANGSGKSTLIRLISTLLIPDAGRITVFGHDVQADEKAVKRLINRVSVEASFFKKLSAAENLMYGARLYGLPPAQARREALRILQELGLSEKRFVEPLEHMSRGMQQKVAIARGLLTSPLLLLLDEPTTGLDPRSKKDVQVFIQRMRKEHGTTVFLTTHDMDEADRLCDRIAIINGGRIVALDTPNGLKQMVGARNGRNGQTTMEDVFLALTGRSLDDDIEEED, from the coding sequence ATGAATGCTGCACTCGTTGACGCCCCATATGAAGCACCCCGTTCGACGTACGTCGATGCTCATGCGCTGGCCCTGGTGATTGACGATGTTGTCAAATATTTCGGCGACGAGAAGCCGCGACTACCCTGGGCCAGGCAACCAGCCAAAGAGCCGGTTAAAGCGGTGGATCATATTAGCCTCGGCGTCCGCCAGGGTGAGATTTTTGGGCTGCTGGGCGCGAACGGCTCCGGTAAATCGACGTTGATCCGGCTGATCTCGACGCTGCTGATCCCCGACGCTGGCCGCATTACGGTCTTCGGGCACGATGTCCAGGCCGATGAGAAAGCGGTGAAGCGGCTGATCAACCGCGTATCCGTCGAGGCATCCTTCTTCAAGAAGCTCAGCGCAGCCGAGAACCTGATGTACGGCGCGCGTCTGTATGGGCTGCCGCCTGCTCAGGCCCGGCGCGAGGCGCTGCGGATCTTGCAGGAGCTTGGACTGAGCGAAAAACGCTTCGTCGAGCCGCTGGAGCATATGTCGCGGGGGATGCAGCAGAAGGTGGCGATTGCGCGCGGCCTGCTGACCTCGCCGCTGCTGCTGCTGCTCGACGAGCCGACCACCGGCCTGGACCCGCGCTCCAAGAAGGATGTGCAGGTGTTTATCCAGCGGATGCGTAAAGAGCACGGCACCACCGTGTTTCTGACGACGCACGATATGGATGAGGCCGATCGGCTGTGCGACCGGATCGCGATCATCAACGGCGGGCGGATTGTGGCGCTGGATACGCCCAACGGCCTCAAGCAGATGGTCGGCGCGCGAAACGGACGCAACGGGCAGACCACGATGGAAGACGTGTTCCTGGCGCTGACCGGTCGGTCGCTCGACGATGATATTGAAGAGGAAGACTAG
- a CDS encoding DUF3090 domain-containing protein: MAEFRYDFDPVDRITTGAIGQPGNRTFYLQARRGTERISLVVEKEQVNALAEAVEQLLENLTERNPLLSTSEDLLTFHDMSLEEPIEETFRVGQLGLGYDESRDLLVIIAQELGSGEAGEEMDVVRLTMSREQARALAREGAEVVTKGRKRCPQCTEPMDPSGHFCIKKNGYPTVTYDV, translated from the coding sequence ATGGCAGAGTTTCGCTACGATTTCGATCCCGTCGATCGCATTACCACCGGGGCGATCGGACAGCCGGGCAACCGCACCTTTTACCTGCAAGCGCGCCGAGGAACCGAGAGAATCTCGCTGGTCGTAGAGAAGGAGCAGGTCAACGCGCTGGCCGAGGCTGTCGAACAGTTACTAGAAAACCTGACCGAGCGGAATCCGCTGCTCAGCACATCGGAGGATCTGCTGACCTTCCACGATATGTCGCTCGAAGAGCCGATCGAGGAGACATTTCGGGTCGGGCAGCTAGGCCTGGGCTACGACGAATCGCGGGATTTGCTGGTGATTATCGCGCAGGAGCTAGGCAGCGGAGAGGCCGGGGAGGAGATGGATGTCGTCCGGCTCACGATGTCGCGCGAGCAGGCGCGTGCGCTGGCGCGTGAGGGCGCCGAGGTTGTCACCAAAGGCCGCAAGCGCTGCCCGCAGTGTACCGAGCCGATGGACCCAAGCGGGCATTTTTGCATCAAGAAAAACGGGTATCCTACTGTTACATACGACGTTTGA
- a CDS encoding family 10 glycosylhydrolase — MPRILVFLVLLASLLLPARSTQAATPQLRGFWVDAFHEGIKTPDQTRRLIADAQHAGANALFVQVRRRADSYFRDTVEPIAADMQPGYDALADVIAQARARNMQVHAWAVTLPAWKDGYQQPNRSHVWYQHGPDKAGWNNWFTRDVDGRAGECAAPNDCSYFLDPGHPAVSEYTVNALMHLARRYDLDGLHLDYIRYPSPRFGYNPTSLARFQAATGRSDTPAPEDAQWMQWRRDQVTKLVKRIYLNLNAVKPRMALSVAAIAWGAGPQNGDFANSSPFKRTLQDWNGWLNAGYVDFVVPMVYDKEDGGQQQAWFDSWVNYVRDNHGRRAAAIGVGVWLNNADQNLAQIRRGASAGIGTVLYSYAIPVIGDRNRFLDRLRAELWGDSAPAPVFGWKTQPSTGHLLGHVLVNGASAENTAIRISGNGQPDSHTTTDANGIFGAVDLPPGGYSLTLRDPLSGADVGASFTVSPGGVAFLRMTFPQGDPAGEWTPAGADSAFGALWNRTDLSVAQNRAARSWTWGPTSFATGTERYAEAPGGKRLVQYWDKSRMEITNPNGDRSQLWFVTNGLLTKELISGKAQIGNSAFVTRSPASVPVAGDPNDPNSPTYASFRERASLDGDRRANPAVGATVAQTINRDGSLGFNQELTRYGVRNTVYNNELGHNIPNVFADYFKTLPVDWVFALGYPITEPYWARVSVGGQPRDVLIQVYERRVLTYTPANAAQYRVEMGNVGQHYWRWRYGSAPWE; from the coding sequence GTGCCCCGAATCCTGGTATTTCTTGTCCTCCTGGCTAGTCTGCTCCTGCCTGCCCGCTCGACCCAGGCCGCTACGCCGCAGCTGCGCGGCTTTTGGGTCGATGCCTTTCACGAAGGGATCAAAACGCCCGATCAGACCCGCCGCCTGATCGCCGATGCCCAGCACGCGGGCGCGAACGCGCTCTTTGTGCAGGTCCGCCGCCGCGCCGATAGCTATTTCCGCGATACCGTCGAGCCGATCGCCGCCGATATGCAGCCCGGCTACGACGCCCTGGCCGATGTGATCGCGCAGGCGCGTGCCCGCAACATGCAGGTTCATGCCTGGGCCGTCACGCTGCCGGCCTGGAAGGACGGCTATCAGCAGCCCAATCGCTCGCACGTGTGGTACCAGCACGGCCCCGACAAAGCCGGCTGGAATAACTGGTTTACCCGCGACGTCGACGGTCGCGCGGGCGAGTGCGCCGCTCCCAACGATTGCAGCTATTTTCTTGACCCCGGTCATCCTGCCGTCTCGGAGTATACCGTCAACGCGCTGATGCATCTCGCGCGGCGCTACGACCTCGATGGCCTGCACCTCGACTATATCCGCTATCCCAGCCCGCGCTTTGGCTATAACCCGACCAGCCTGGCGCGCTTCCAGGCCGCCACGGGCCGCAGCGACACGCCCGCGCCCGAAGATGCGCAGTGGATGCAGTGGCGGCGCGATCAGGTGACGAAGCTGGTCAAGCGTATCTATCTCAACCTGAACGCCGTCAAGCCGCGCATGGCGCTCTCCGTCGCCGCGATTGCCTGGGGCGCGGGGCCGCAGAACGGCGATTTCGCCAATAGCTCGCCCTTCAAGCGCACGCTGCAAGACTGGAACGGCTGGCTCAACGCGGGCTACGTCGATTTTGTCGTGCCGATGGTCTACGACAAAGAAGACGGCGGCCAGCAGCAAGCCTGGTTCGATAGCTGGGTCAACTATGTCCGCGACAATCATGGGCGGCGCGCGGCGGCGATCGGTGTGGGCGTCTGGCTCAACAATGCCGATCAAAATCTGGCGCAGATCCGCCGTGGCGCGAGCGCGGGTATCGGCACGGTGCTCTACTCGTATGCGATTCCCGTCATCGGCGACCGCAACAGATTTCTCGATCGGTTGCGCGCCGAGCTGTGGGGCGATAGCGCTCCCGCGCCGGTCTTTGGCTGGAAGACGCAGCCGTCGACCGGGCATCTTTTAGGCCATGTGCTGGTGAATGGCGCCTCAGCCGAGAACACGGCGATTCGGATCAGCGGCAACGGCCAGCCCGATAGCCACACCACGACCGATGCAAACGGCATCTTTGGCGCGGTCGATCTGCCGCCCGGCGGCTACTCCCTGACGCTGCGCGATCCGCTCAGCGGCGCGGATGTCGGCGCGAGCTTTACGGTCAGTCCCGGCGGCGTGGCGTTTCTACGTATGACCTTCCCACAGGGCGATCCCGCCGGTGAGTGGACGCCAGCAGGCGCGGATAGCGCATTCGGCGCGCTCTGGAACCGCACCGATCTGTCGGTGGCTCAGAATCGTGCCGCGCGCTCGTGGACCTGGGGGCCGACGTCGTTCGCGACCGGCACCGAGCGCTATGCCGAAGCGCCCGGCGGCAAGCGGCTGGTCCAGTACTGGGACAAGAGCCGTATGGAGATCACGAATCCCAACGGCGATCGTAGCCAGCTCTGGTTTGTCACCAACGGCCTGCTGACGAAAGAGCTGATCAGCGGCAAGGCCCAGATCGGCAATAGCGCGTTCGTCACACGCTCGCCCGCCAGCGTGCCCGTCGCGGGCGATCCCAACGATCCGAACAGCCCAACCTACGCCTCGTTTCGGGAGCGCGCATCGCTCGACGGCGATCGGCGCGCAAATCCGGCGGTCGGCGCGACGGTCGCCCAGACGATCAATCGCGATGGCTCGCTGGGCTTCAATCAGGAGCTAACGCGCTATGGCGTGCGCAACACGGTCTATAACAACGAGCTAGGCCATAACATTCCTAATGTCTTCGCCGACTACTTCAAGACGCTGCCGGTCGATTGGGTCTTTGCGCTGGGCTATCCGATCACCGAGCCCTACTGGGCGCGCGTCAGCGTCGGCGGACAGCCCAGAGATGTGCTGATCCAGGTCTACGAGCGGCGCGTCCTGACCTACACGCCCGCCAACGCGGCGCAGTATCGCGTCGAGATGGGCAACGTCGGGCAGCACTACTGGCGCTGGCGCTACGGCTCGGCTCCGTGGGAGTAA
- a CDS encoding NAD(P)/FAD-dependent oxidoreductase yields the protein MYDVIVVGGGHNGLTCACYLQKAGLRVLVLERRPIVGGAVCTETMFGGYRMDVGSSAHIMIHLTPVVRDLELERFGLQYIDMDPFAFFPLPDGSGAIEFWRDLDKTCASIEKVSPRDAEAYRRFVEFWGAINEGVFKVFLKPPTPGNLVATMMTGQFSRAENGSMGGSLDTLRKIFTSYGQLITEWFESDAMRTALAWLAAQSGPPPDEIGTADFAGWHAMLHRSGAKHPRGGSGMLTQAMQRCFEHHGGEVRLDAEVERIVVQGGNVRGVELQSGEVLAARCVVSNAHIQTTLLKLVGPGQLPGNLAQRVQRIRVGNGFGMTIRCAADALPDYIAAPSGGKPHLSHHGLQLLCPSLEYLNRAYEDFRRGIPARAPAAIAMTFSAIDPDVAPPGKHTLFVWAQYHPYELSSGEDWDRIAEREADKLLEVVYRYAPNMRGAITNRYIQTPLELERKLGLLRGNVMHVEMSFDQMFCFRPLPELSAYKVPQIAGLYLTGASTHPGGGVFAASGYNTAGVVLRDLRPSRIWPGLAGLAVGAAGTALIAAARRKR from the coding sequence ATGTACGATGTGATTGTGGTCGGTGGTGGACATAACGGCCTGACCTGCGCCTGCTATCTGCAAAAGGCCGGTCTGCGCGTGCTGGTGCTGGAGCGTCGTCCGATCGTCGGCGGCGCGGTCTGTACTGAGACGATGTTCGGCGGCTACCGCATGGATGTCGGCTCGTCGGCGCATATCATGATTCATCTCACGCCGGTCGTCCGCGACCTTGAGCTGGAGCGCTTCGGCCTCCAATACATCGATATGGACCCGTTCGCGTTCTTTCCGCTGCCCGACGGCTCCGGCGCGATCGAGTTCTGGCGCGACCTCGACAAGACCTGCGCATCGATCGAAAAGGTTTCGCCCCGCGATGCCGAAGCGTACCGGCGCTTTGTCGAGTTCTGGGGCGCGATCAACGAGGGCGTCTTCAAGGTCTTTCTGAAGCCGCCAACGCCCGGCAACCTTGTCGCGACGATGATGACCGGCCAGTTCAGTCGCGCCGAGAACGGCAGCATGGGCGGCTCGCTCGATACGCTGCGCAAGATCTTTACCTCGTACGGGCAGTTGATCACCGAGTGGTTCGAGAGCGATGCGATGCGCACGGCGCTGGCCTGGCTGGCCGCACAGTCGGGACCGCCGCCCGACGAGATCGGTACGGCTGATTTCGCGGGCTGGCACGCGATGCTCCACCGCAGCGGCGCGAAGCATCCGCGCGGCGGCTCCGGCATGCTCACCCAGGCGATGCAGCGCTGCTTCGAGCACCACGGCGGCGAGGTGCGGCTGGATGCCGAAGTCGAGCGGATCGTAGTTCAGGGCGGCAACGTGCGGGGCGTGGAGTTACAGAGCGGCGAGGTACTCGCCGCGCGCTGCGTCGTCTCGAACGCGCATATTCAGACCACGCTGCTCAAGCTGGTTGGTCCGGGCCAGCTGCCGGGCAATCTCGCGCAGCGCGTGCAGCGGATTCGCGTCGGCAACGGCTTCGGCATGACGATCCGCTGTGCTGCGGACGCGCTGCCGGATTATATCGCCGCTCCGTCGGGCGGGAAGCCGCATCTCAGCCATCATGGCCTGCAACTGCTGTGTCCTTCGCTGGAGTATCTCAATCGCGCCTACGAAGACTTCCGGCGCGGCATTCCGGCCCGCGCGCCAGCCGCCATCGCCATGACTTTCTCGGCGATCGACCCGGATGTTGCGCCGCCGGGCAAGCATACGCTCTTTGTATGGGCGCAGTACCATCCCTACGAGCTGAGCAGCGGCGAAGATTGGGACCGTATCGCCGAGCGGGAGGCCGACAAGCTGCTGGAGGTGGTCTACCGCTACGCTCCCAATATGCGCGGCGCGATCACCAATCGCTATATCCAGACGCCGCTGGAGCTGGAGCGTAAGCTGGGGCTGCTGCGCGGCAACGTGATGCACGTCGAGATGTCCTTCGATCAGATGTTTTGCTTCCGGCCCCTGCCTGAGCTATCGGCGTATAAAGTGCCGCAGATCGCCGGGCTGTACCTGACAGGCGCGTCGACCCATCCCGGCGGCGGTGTTTTCGCCGCGTCGGGCTATAACACGGCGGGCGTCGTCCTCCGCGATCTGCGACCATCTCGGATCTGGCCGGGTCTGGCAGGGCTGGCGGTTGGCGCTGCCGGTACCGCGCTGATCGCCGCCGCTCGCCGTAAGCGCTGA
- a CDS encoding sigma-70 family RNA polymerase sigma factor, which produces MELPSDADIVSLVRGAQSHDPLAFDRLYEHFADPLYRYFYYRSGDQYVAEELVSEVFLRMVEAIVQFRLPERAQARAFSGWVFRIAYTRLVDYYRQQKRQSVELDESIAAPFSADEVVDRSLEHEELRAAIRQLTPEQQQVVLLRFVERLSTEEVATITGQTIGAVKAMQHRALNAMAKMLGTPRNTREA; this is translated from the coding sequence ATGGAGCTTCCATCGGACGCGGACATCGTGTCCTTGGTACGCGGCGCACAATCGCACGATCCCCTTGCGTTTGATCGGCTATATGAACATTTTGCTGATCCGTTGTACCGCTATTTTTATTATCGCTCCGGCGATCAGTATGTCGCCGAGGAGCTGGTCAGCGAAGTATTTCTGCGAATGGTCGAAGCGATTGTACAATTCCGCCTACCGGAGCGCGCCCAGGCACGCGCGTTCAGCGGCTGGGTTTTTCGGATCGCCTACACCCGCCTGGTCGATTACTATCGGCAGCAGAAGCGCCAATCGGTTGAGCTGGATGAGTCGATCGCCGCACCCTTTTCCGCCGACGAGGTCGTCGACCGCTCTTTGGAGCACGAAGAGCTACGCGCGGCCATCCGGCAGCTGACGCCCGAACAGCAGCAGGTGGTGCTGCTGCGGTTTGTGGAGCGGCTTAGCACCGAAGAAGTAGCGACCATTACGGGCCAGACGATTGGAGCCGTCAAAGCGATGCAGCATCGGGCGCTCAATGCGATGGCAAAGATGTTAGGAACTCCACGCAACACCCGCGAAGCGTAG